In Comamonadaceae bacterium OS-1, a single window of DNA contains:
- the lpxB gene encoding lipid-A-disaccharide synthase codes for MSDPRVAMVAGEASGDLLAGLVLDGLRARWPDLQASGIGGPQMARRGFQALWPSERLAVHGYNMDVFRRLWELLGIRKQLRERLLRERPGVFIGVDAPDFNLGLEAALKAGGIPTVHFVCPSIWAWRADRVEKIRRAADHVLCIFPFEPELLAQYGIASTYVGHPLANVIPLQPDRAAARQTLGLTPEDTVVAILPGSRQSEIKYLALRFFQAAALIQQARQAIKFVVPAVPTLRTRIEALAAEAGMAGRIQIVSGQSHTVLAACDITLIASGTATLEAALFKRPMVIAYNMHWFSWRMMQRKQLQPWVGLPNILCRDFVVPELLQDAATPQALADACLQWLAPVASARIAALEATFTALHHSLQRDTAQLATDAIQKIITTRAS; via the coding sequence ATGTCCGACCCCCGCGTCGCCATGGTGGCCGGAGAGGCCTCTGGCGACTTGCTCGCCGGCCTGGTGCTGGACGGCCTGCGGGCACGCTGGCCCGACCTGCAGGCCAGCGGCATCGGCGGCCCGCAGATGGCCCGGCGCGGCTTCCAGGCGCTGTGGCCCAGCGAGCGGCTGGCGGTGCATGGCTACAACATGGACGTGTTTCGCCGCCTGTGGGAGCTGTTGGGCATCCGCAAACAGCTGCGTGAACGCCTGCTGCGCGAGCGGCCAGGCGTGTTCATCGGTGTGGACGCGCCCGACTTCAACCTGGGGCTGGAAGCGGCGCTGAAAGCCGGGGGCATCCCCACCGTGCATTTCGTCTGCCCGTCCATTTGGGCCTGGCGCGCCGACCGGGTGGAGAAAATCCGCCGCGCGGCCGACCATGTGCTGTGCATTTTTCCGTTCGAGCCCGAGTTGCTGGCCCAGTACGGCATTGCATCCACCTACGTGGGCCACCCGCTGGCCAATGTGATCCCCCTGCAACCCGACCGCGCCGCTGCACGGCAGACGCTGGGCCTGACACCGGAAGACACCGTGGTCGCCATCCTGCCCGGCAGCCGCCAGTCGGAAATCAAATACCTGGCTTTGAGGTTCTTTCAGGCTGCAGCGCTTATCCAGCAAGCACGACAAGCTATTAAATTTGTAGTACCTGCCGTTCCCACGCTGCGCACCCGCATCGAGGCCCTGGCCGCCGAGGCGGGCATGGCCGGGCGCATCCAGATCGTTTCCGGCCAGTCGCACACCGTGCTGGCCGCCTGCGATATCACCCTGATTGCCAGCGGCACGGCCACGCTGGAGGCGGCGTTGTTCAAGCGGCCCATGGTGATTGCCTACAACATGCACTGGTTTTCGTGGCGGATGATGCAGCGCAAGCAGCTCCAGCCCTGGGTGGGTTTGCCCAATATCCTGTGCCGCGACTTCGTGGTGCCCGAACTGCTGCAAGACGCGGCCACGCCCCAGGCCCTGGCCGATGCCTGCCTGCAATGGCTGGCCCCCGTCGCCTCTGCGAGAATCGCGGCCCTTGAAGCCACATTCACCGCACTGCACCACAGCCTGCAGCGCGATACTGCCCAGTTAGCCACCGATGCCATCCAAAAAATTATCACCACCCGTGCAAGCTGA
- the carA_1 gene encoding carbamoyl-phosphate synthase small chain, translated as MLLSLKGTFPSAILALADGTVFVGNSIGAPGSTVGEVVFNTAMTGYQEILTDPSYCQQIVTLTYPHIGNTGVNVEDVEAARVHAAGLVIKDLPLVASNFRSHLTLSDYLVQQNTVAIANLDTRKLTRHLRTHGAQNGCILALPAGQSVNAENTAQAVAAAQAAPSMAGLDLAKVVSAKESYTWTQTEWNLLGGYGQQDAPRFHVVAYDFGVKFNILRMLASRGCRITVVPAQTSAAEVLALQPDGVFLSNGPGDPEPCDYAIAAAATLIESGIPTFGICLGHQIMALASGAKTFKMKFGHHGANHPVKDLDDGRVSITSQNHGFAVDAATLPANLRATHISLFDGTLQGLARTDKPAFCFQGHPEASPGPHDISYLFDRFIVLMEKN; from the coding sequence GTGCTTTTGTCTCTCAAGGGAACCTTCCCATCCGCCATTCTGGCGCTCGCAGACGGCACGGTCTTTGTTGGCAACTCCATTGGAGCCCCCGGCTCCACCGTGGGCGAGGTGGTGTTTAACACCGCCATGACCGGCTACCAGGAAATCCTCACCGACCCCAGCTACTGCCAGCAGATCGTCACCCTGACGTACCCGCACATCGGCAATACCGGTGTCAATGTGGAAGACGTGGAAGCCGCCCGCGTCCACGCCGCCGGTCTGGTCATCAAAGACCTGCCGTTGGTCGCCTCCAATTTCCGCAGCCACCTTACCTTGTCGGACTACCTGGTCCAGCAAAACACGGTCGCCATCGCCAACCTCGACACCCGCAAGCTGACCCGCCACCTGCGCACCCATGGCGCGCAAAACGGCTGCATCCTGGCGCTGCCCGCAGGCCAGAGCGTCAATGCCGAGAACACCGCCCAGGCCGTGGCTGCCGCACAGGCTGCGCCGAGCATGGCCGGGCTGGACCTGGCCAAGGTGGTCTCTGCCAAAGAGTCCTACACCTGGACCCAGACCGAATGGAACCTGTTGGGCGGTTACGGCCAGCAAGACGCGCCGCGCTTCCATGTGGTGGCGTATGACTTCGGCGTCAAGTTCAACATCCTGCGCATGCTGGCCAGCCGTGGCTGCCGCATCACCGTGGTGCCCGCGCAAACCAGCGCCGCCGAGGTGCTGGCGCTCCAACCCGACGGCGTGTTCCTGTCCAACGGCCCCGGCGATCCGGAGCCCTGCGACTACGCGATTGCCGCTGCGGCCACTTTGATCGAGTCCGGCATCCCCACCTTCGGCATCTGCCTGGGCCACCAGATCATGGCCCTGGCCAGCGGCGCCAAGACCTTCAAGATGAAGTTCGGCCACCACGGTGCCAACCACCCGGTGAAGGATTTGGACGATGGCCGCGTCAGCATCACCAGCCAGAACCACGGTTTTGCGGTGGATGCGGCCACGCTGCCCGCCAACCTGCGCGCCACCCACATCAGCCTGTTCGACGGCACGCTGCAAGGCCTGGCCCGTACCGACAAGCCCGCGTTCTGCTTCCAGGGCCACCCCGAGGCTTCGCCCGGCCCGCACGACATCAGCTACCTGTTTGACCGCTTCATCGTGCTGATGGAGAAAAACTAA
- the rnhB gene encoding ribonuclease HII, giving the protein MPSKKLSPPVQAELTWPTRGLVAGVDEAGRGPLAGPVVAAAVILDERQPIAGLADSKKLTAKRRAQLYDEILAKALCCSIAEASVEEIEKLNILQATMLAMQRAVQGLRLKPGHVLVDGNRVPVLAMTSEAIVQGDALVPAISAASILAKVTRDRWCAQVDADYPQYGFAGHKGYGTAAHLAALQAHGACPLHRKTFAPVTAVLA; this is encoded by the coding sequence ATGCCATCCAAAAAATTATCACCACCCGTGCAAGCTGAGTTGACCTGGCCCACCCGGGGCCTGGTGGCCGGGGTGGACGAAGCCGGGCGCGGCCCGCTGGCCGGGCCGGTGGTAGCCGCCGCCGTGATCCTGGATGAGCGCCAGCCGATTGCGGGCCTGGCCGACTCCAAAAAGCTCACCGCCAAGCGCCGCGCCCAGCTGTATGACGAAATCCTGGCCAAAGCCCTGTGCTGCTCGATCGCCGAGGCCAGCGTGGAAGAAATCGAAAAGCTCAACATCCTGCAAGCCACCATGCTGGCCATGCAGCGGGCCGTGCAAGGCCTGCGCCTCAAGCCCGGCCATGTGCTGGTGGACGGCAACCGCGTGCCGGTACTGGCCATGACCAGCGAGGCCATCGTCCAGGGCGATGCCCTGGTACCCGCGATTTCCGCCGCGTCCATCTTGGCCAAGGTCACCCGCGACCGCTGGTGCGCCCAGGTGGATGCCGACTATCCGCAGTACGGGTTTGCCGGGCACAAGGGCTACGGCACAGCCGCGCACCTGGCGGCGCTGCAGGCACACGGGGCCTGCCCGCTGCACCGCAAGACTTTTGCGCCGGTAACGGCGGTGCTGGCATGA
- the fabZ gene encoding 3-hydroxyacyl-[acyl-carrier-protein] dehydratase FabZ, which translates to MMDIHQILKQLPHRYPFLMVDRVLSIEKSKSIRAFKNVTINEPFFEGHFPRRPVMPGVLMLEALAQAAALLAFDALGKSPEDDTVYYFAAIDNARFKRPVEPGDQLMLDVELVRMKSGIFKFKGKGTVGDELAVEAELTCAMRTIA; encoded by the coding sequence ATGATGGACATCCACCAAATCCTCAAGCAACTGCCACACCGCTATCCCTTTCTGATGGTGGACCGGGTGCTGAGCATCGAAAAATCCAAGTCCATCCGGGCGTTCAAGAACGTCACCATCAACGAGCCGTTTTTTGAAGGCCACTTCCCGCGCCGCCCGGTCATGCCCGGCGTGCTGATGCTGGAAGCTCTGGCCCAGGCCGCTGCCTTGCTGGCCTTTGATGCCCTGGGCAAGTCGCCCGAGGACGACACCGTGTACTACTTTGCCGCCATCGACAACGCCCGCTTCAAGCGCCCGGTGGAACCTGGCGATCAGCTGATGCTGGACGTGGAGCTGGTGCGCATGAAGTCCGGCATCTTCAAGTTCAAGGGCAAGGGCACTGTGGGCGACGAGCTGGCGGTCGAGGCCGAGCTGACCTGCGCCATGCGCACCATCGCCTGA
- the rlmB_1 gene encoding 23S rRNA (guanosine-2'-O-)-methyltransferase RlmB: MSSDPITHIQSRDNPLLKELRRLSQDSTAYRKQGRVWLEGDHLCRAALARGWKPALAIFSESFWPLAPTEWAREATKTIVIKDALLADLSGLESPAPMGFVIDLPATATLDPAAASVILDRVQDAGNVGSILRSAGAFGFQQIIALKGTAALWSPKVLRAGMGAHFGLRLVEGIEPEALDALTVPLVVTSSHQGALLQDQKLPYPCAWAMGHEGQGVGPALLARAKVSVRIGQPGGEESLNVAAAAAICLHASSVGR, translated from the coding sequence ATGAGCTCGGACCCCATCACCCACATCCAGTCGCGCGACAACCCGCTGCTCAAGGAGCTGCGCCGCCTGTCGCAAGACAGCACCGCCTACCGCAAGCAGGGCAGGGTGTGGCTGGAAGGCGACCACCTGTGCCGCGCCGCGCTGGCCCGGGGCTGGAAACCGGCACTGGCTATTTTTTCAGAGTCTTTTTGGCCTCTAGCGCCCACGGAATGGGCGAGAGAAGCTACTAAAACCATAGTAATCAAAGATGCGCTATTGGCCGACCTCAGCGGCCTGGAGTCGCCCGCGCCCATGGGCTTTGTGATCGATTTGCCCGCCACCGCCACGCTGGACCCGGCCGCTGCCAGCGTCATCCTTGACCGGGTGCAGGACGCAGGCAACGTGGGCTCCATCCTGCGCAGTGCCGGGGCGTTTGGTTTCCAGCAGATCATCGCCCTCAAGGGCACGGCGGCGCTGTGGAGTCCCAAGGTGCTGCGCGCCGGCATGGGTGCGCATTTTGGCCTGCGCCTGGTCGAAGGCATCGAGCCCGAGGCGCTGGATGCCCTGACCGTGCCGCTGGTCGTCACCAGCTCCCACCAGGGCGCGCTGCTGCAGGACCAGAAGTTGCCGTACCCCTGCGCCTGGGCCATGGGCCACGAAGGGCAGGGCGTAGGCCCGGCCTTGCTGGCGCGCGCCAAAGTGTCGGTGCGCATCGGCCAGCCGGGCGGCGAAGAGTCGCTGAACGTGGCCGCAGCGGCGGCGATTTGCCTGCATGCATCGTCGGTAGGGCGCTAA
- the bamA gene encoding outer membrane protein assembly factor BamA, whose translation MKNHFNSFRLRSLSAAVALVLAANTAWAVTPFAVRDIRIEGLQRVEPGTVFASLPFRVGDTYNDDQGSAAIRTLFALGLFKDVRLEVSGDVLVVVVEERPTIADVEFVGSKEFDKDALKKSMRDVGLTDGRPFDKALADRAEQELKRQYINKSLYAAEVQTTVTPVERNRVNLTFTITEGEPAKIQDIHIVGAKAFSESTLRNQFELDTGGWLSWYTKSDRYTRAKLNADIETLRSYYLSRGYLEFKVDSTQVAISPDKQSMSVTINITEGERFVVSAVRLEGNYLGKDDEFKSLVSIQAGEAYNADLVAKTTKAFKDNFGSFGFAFAQVEAKPEIDRTTNRVVLVMQSEPSRRAYVRKVNVAGNSRTRDEVIRREFRQLESSWYDGDKIKLSRDRVDRLGFFKEVNVETQDVAGSPDQVDVQVNVEEKSSGSIQLGAGFSSADKLSLSFSIKQENAFGSGNYLGLEVNTSKYNQVVVVSTVDPYFTESGISRSIDVFHRATKPYNDQGGNYELITQGAGLRFGVPFSELDTVYFGGSLERTTIKPGTNIPAAYLAYAEEFGYTSLAIPLTIGWSRDDRDSTLAPSTGVYQRLNTEAGLFGDAHYLRANYQYQQYIPLTKQFTLAFNGEVGFGKGLGGRAFPVFKNFYGGGLGSVRGFEQGTLGPRDVTGSVIGGPKKFTLNTEIQSPFPGAGNDRTLRLFAFGDIGNVYGENEKIRFGEMRASAGVGLSWISPVGPLRLAYAKPIRKFAGDRIQSLQFQIGTSF comes from the coding sequence ATGAAAAATCACTTTAATAGCTTTCGCCTGCGGTCCTTGTCGGCTGCCGTGGCGCTGGTGCTGGCTGCCAACACGGCCTGGGCCGTCACTCCTTTCGCCGTGCGCGACATCCGTATTGAAGGTTTGCAACGCGTGGAGCCCGGCACTGTGTTCGCGTCTTTGCCGTTCCGGGTGGGCGACACCTACAACGACGACCAGGGCTCGGCGGCCATCCGCACCCTGTTTGCGCTGGGCCTGTTCAAGGACGTGCGCCTGGAAGTCAGCGGCGATGTGTTGGTGGTGGTGGTCGAAGAGCGCCCCACGATTGCCGATGTCGAGTTTGTCGGCTCTAAAGAGTTTGACAAGGACGCATTGAAGAAGTCCATGCGCGATGTGGGCCTGACCGATGGCCGCCCGTTTGACAAAGCCCTGGCCGACCGCGCCGAGCAGGAACTCAAGCGCCAGTACATCAACAAGAGCCTGTATGCCGCCGAAGTGCAAACCACCGTGACCCCGGTGGAGCGCAACCGTGTCAACCTGACCTTCACCATCACCGAAGGCGAACCCGCCAAGATCCAGGACATCCACATCGTGGGTGCCAAGGCCTTCAGCGAATCCACGCTGCGCAACCAGTTCGAGCTGGACACCGGCGGCTGGCTCAGTTGGTACACCAAGTCCGACCGCTACACCCGCGCCAAGCTCAACGCCGATATCGAAACCTTGCGCTCGTACTACCTGTCGCGCGGCTACCTGGAATTCAAGGTGGACTCCACCCAGGTGGCGATCTCGCCCGACAAGCAAAGCATGTCGGTCACCATCAACATTACCGAAGGCGAGCGTTTCGTGGTGTCGGCCGTGCGCCTGGAAGGCAACTACCTGGGCAAGGACGACGAATTCAAGTCGTTGGTCAGCATCCAAGCCGGTGAGGCCTACAACGCCGACCTGGTCGCCAAGACCACCAAGGCCTTCAAAGACAATTTCGGCAGCTTTGGCTTCGCCTTTGCCCAGGTCGAGGCCAAACCGGAAATCGACCGCACCACCAACCGTGTGGTGCTGGTGATGCAGTCCGAGCCCTCGCGCCGCGCGTATGTGCGCAAGGTTAACGTGGCGGGCAACAGCCGTACCCGTGACGAAGTCATTCGCCGTGAGTTCCGCCAGCTGGAATCGTCCTGGTACGACGGTGACAAGATCAAGCTGTCGCGTGACCGGGTGGACCGCCTGGGCTTCTTCAAGGAAGTCAACGTGGAAACCCAGGACGTGGCCGGTTCGCCCGACCAGGTGGATGTACAGGTCAATGTGGAAGAAAAATCCAGCGGCAGTATCCAGCTAGGTGCCGGTTTCTCCAGCGCCGACAAGCTCTCGCTGTCGTTCAGTATCAAGCAGGAAAATGCTTTCGGCTCGGGCAACTACCTGGGCCTGGAAGTCAATACCAGCAAGTACAACCAGGTGGTAGTGGTCAGCACGGTGGATCCGTATTTCACCGAAAGTGGTATTTCCCGCTCCATTGATGTCTTCCACCGCGCTACCAAACCGTACAACGACCAGGGCGGCAACTACGAGTTGATCACCCAGGGCGCGGGCCTGCGCTTTGGTGTGCCGTTCAGCGAGCTCGATACGGTGTATTTCGGCGGCAGCCTGGAGCGCACGACCATCAAGCCGGGCACCAATATCCCGGCTGCCTACCTGGCCTATGCCGAAGAGTTCGGCTATACCAGCCTGGCGATTCCGCTCACCATTGGCTGGTCCCGTGACGACCGCGACAGCACTCTGGCCCCGAGCACCGGCGTATACCAGCGCCTCAACACCGAAGCCGGCTTGTTTGGCGATGCGCATTACCTGCGCGCCAACTACCAGTACCAGCAGTACATCCCCCTGACCAAGCAGTTCACGCTGGCCTTCAACGGCGAAGTGGGTTTTGGCAAGGGCCTGGGCGGTCGGGCGTTCCCGGTGTTCAAGAACTTCTATGGCGGCGGTCTGGGTTCGGTACGTGGCTTCGAGCAGGGCACCCTGGGTCCGCGTGACGTGACCGGATCGGTGATTGGTGGCCCCAAGAAATTCACGTTAAATACCGAGATCCAGTCGCCGTTCCCCGGCGCGGGCAACGACCGCACCCTGCGCCTGTTTGCCTTTGGCGACATCGGTAACGTGTATGGTGAAAATGAAAAAATCCGTTTCGGCGAAATGCGGGCTTCGGCTGGCGTGGGCCTGAGCTGGATTTCGCCGGTTGGCCCTTTGCGTCTGGCCTATGCCAAGCCCATTCGCAAGTTTGCTGGCGATAGAATCCAATCCTTGCAATTCCAAATAGGTACGTCTTTCTAA
- the lpxA gene encoding acyl-[acyl-carrier-protein]--UDP-N-acetylglucosamine O-acyltransferase — protein MTTIHATALVDPSAQLDASVSIGPYTVVGPHVKIGAGTTVGPHCVIQGHTTIGRDNRIFQFNSLGADPQDKKFAGEPTELVIGDRNTIREFCTFNLGTVQDAGVTRIGSDNWIMAYVHIAHDCLLGDQITMANSVTLAGHVQVGDWATVGGLTGVLQRMRIGAHSMVGFASHIGKDVPPFMVVDGNPLAVRAVNLVGLKRRDFSDARLKAIREMHKLLYRQGKTLDEARTAIQALDAPEAAADIALMDAFLATSVSGIAR, from the coding sequence GTGACCACCATCCACGCCACCGCCCTGGTTGATCCGTCCGCGCAGCTGGACGCGTCGGTCAGCATCGGCCCCTACACGGTGGTGGGCCCGCACGTGAAAATCGGCGCGGGCACCACAGTGGGCCCGCACTGCGTCATCCAGGGCCACACCACCATTGGCCGCGACAACCGCATCTTCCAGTTCAACTCCCTCGGTGCCGACCCGCAGGACAAAAAGTTCGCGGGCGAGCCCACCGAGCTGGTGATTGGCGACCGCAACACCATCCGCGAGTTTTGCACCTTCAACCTGGGCACGGTGCAGGACGCGGGCGTGACCCGCATTGGCAGCGACAACTGGATCATGGCCTACGTGCACATTGCGCACGACTGCCTGCTGGGCGACCAGATCACCATGGCCAACAGCGTCACCCTGGCCGGCCACGTGCAGGTCGGCGACTGGGCCACCGTGGGCGGCCTCACCGGCGTGCTGCAGCGCATGCGCATCGGCGCGCATTCCATGGTCGGCTTTGCCAGCCACATCGGCAAAGATGTGCCGCCCTTCATGGTGGTGGACGGCAACCCGCTGGCGGTGCGTGCCGTCAACCTGGTGGGCCTGAAACGCCGTGACTTTTCCGATGCCCGCCTCAAGGCCATCCGCGAAATGCACAAGCTGCTTTACCGCCAGGGCAAAACGCTGGACGAAGCCCGTACCGCCATCCAGGCCTTGGATGCGCCCGAAGCCGCCGCCGATATTGCCTTGATGGACGCATTTCTCGCCACTTCCGTCAGCGGCATCGCCCGCTGA
- the lpxD gene encoding UDP-3-O-acylglucosamine N-acyltransferase, with amino-acid sequence MALRLGAIVEALGGVLHGDAELSIDGIAPLESASPSQLAFLSNPKYQQQLARSQAACVIVGPAQADMALARGACIVADAPYLYFAKVTQLWKRQRPPATGPAIHPSAVIDPSAQIDPSARIGPLCVVERGAHIGAHTVLKSRVTVGEDCRIGDRCLLHAGVVIGADGFGFAPNAGAWEKIEQLGAVRIGNDVEIGANTCIDRGALEDTVISDGVKLDNLIQIGHNVFVGAHTAMAGCVGVAGSAHIGAHCTVGGGAIVLGHLTLAEGVNISAGTVATRSITQPGHYTGMFPIDDNAKWEKNAASLKQLHSLRDRLKAVEKTLEQLQQSTPTP; translated from the coding sequence ATGGCGCTGCGTCTAGGCGCGATAGTGGAAGCCCTCGGGGGGGTGCTGCACGGCGATGCGGAGCTGTCGATCGACGGCATCGCACCGCTGGAGTCGGCCAGCCCGTCGCAGCTGGCTTTCCTCAGCAACCCCAAATACCAGCAGCAACTGGCCCGTTCCCAGGCTGCCTGCGTGATCGTGGGCCCGGCCCAGGCCGACATGGCTCTGGCCCGCGGTGCCTGCATCGTGGCTGATGCGCCGTACCTGTACTTCGCCAAGGTCACCCAGCTCTGGAAGCGCCAGCGCCCGCCAGCCACCGGCCCGGCCATCCACCCTAGCGCGGTGATCGACCCCAGTGCCCAGATCGATCCCAGCGCCCGTATCGGCCCGCTCTGCGTGGTCGAACGCGGGGCCCATATCGGTGCCCACACAGTACTCAAGTCGCGCGTCACGGTGGGTGAAGATTGCCGTATTGGTGACCGTTGCCTGCTGCATGCGGGCGTGGTGATCGGTGCCGACGGCTTTGGCTTTGCGCCCAACGCCGGGGCCTGGGAAAAGATCGAGCAGCTAGGGGCGGTGCGCATCGGCAACGATGTGGAAATCGGTGCCAATACCTGCATCGACCGTGGTGCGCTGGAGGACACGGTGATTTCCGACGGCGTGAAGCTCGACAACCTGATCCAGATCGGACACAACGTCTTTGTGGGCGCCCACACCGCCATGGCGGGCTGCGTCGGCGTGGCGGGCAGCGCCCATATCGGCGCGCACTGCACCGTGGGCGGTGGCGCGATCGTGCTGGGGCATCTGACCCTGGCCGAGGGTGTCAACATCTCCGCGGGCACGGTGGCCACCCGCTCCATCACGCAGCCCGGCCACTACACCGGCATGTTCCCGATTGACGACAACGCCAAGTGGGAAAAAAATGCCGCCTCCCTCAAGCAGTTGCACAGCCTGCGCGACCGCCTCAAGGCAGTCGAGAAAACTTTAGAACAACTCCAACAGAGCACCCCAACACCATGA